From the Propionispora hippei DSM 15287 genome, the window ACGGAAGGTAACAAACTCATCCCAGACCGGCACGTCCCGGTTGATGTCGGCAGCCCAACGGCCGGCTTTAACATACTGGTCCGCCTTGAGAATATTTCTGCCCAGAAGCAGCGCGAAGGCAATGGTCAAATCGGATACCGGTTCCACCGAACGGCCGGGAGCGTTAAAGAAGTAGATTCCCCTTGCCGATGCGGCCTCAATATTGATATTAACGGCGTCCGACCGGCAGCAGCCGATAGCGAGCAGGTCTTTTCCGGCGGCAATCACCTGCTTGGTAACCGGCGCCGTATGAACGATCAGCACCTGGACGCCGGCAATCCGGTCGATGAGCTGCTGCGGGTGGCCGCAATATTCGGTAACCGTATCGTCACCAATATCATCGCTTCTATCCCGGCTCATCGGTTTATCCATGATCACATCAAACGAATCCAATTCATAGTCATAGCCCTGCAGCACGTCCTGGGCTATATGGATCAAGTCCTTAGTATGCACCCATTCATCACCGACTACCAGGACTTTTAGCTTTTTACTTTTATCCACGTTCTGATTCCTCCATTCCGTTTTGGCTATTCCCTGGGGCCAGGCAAAATTTCCTCCTGGAAAATCCGGTAGGCTTCTTCCCTCGCCGGCACCTGATATAGCCTGGTCACATTGCTTTCCTGCTTGCAAAAATTTATGATGTGTTTCAGGAAATTCAAATGTCTGTTTTCTCCCTGCAGCGCCAGCATAAACACAATTCCTACCTGCAGGCTTGCACCGGCATTGCCCATTTCTCCAAACTCCACCAGCTTTCTTGAGATGGCCATAACGATCGCCGGCCTGATCACATTTTCCGTTTTGGAATGAGGTACGGCAACGCCAATGGGCTTGGTCGGCAGCCCCGTAGGATATTCCAGCTCCCGCTCCAGCGTAGCCGCCTGGTACTGTTCATTGACATATCCCTTCTGCTGCAAATAGTTGGCCAGGCAACTGATGATTTCTTCTTTGCTGTTCATATCTTCTAAAATAACCGCATCGTAATAGATGCTTTCTGCTGTTGACTCCATGCGTCTACCCCTCTTAGCCGTGCAGTTGCCTCACGGCTGTATTTTAAAAACCGAAAACCAGCGAGAACAGTTTATATACCA encodes:
- a CDS encoding PTS sugar transporter subunit IIA, coding for MESTAESIYYDAVILEDMNSKEEIISCLANYLQQKGYVNEQYQAATLERELEYPTGLPTKPIGVAVPHSKTENVIRPAIVMAISRKLVEFGEMGNAGASLQVGIVFMLALQGENRHLNFLKHIINFCKQESNVTRLYQVPAREEAYRIFQEEILPGPRE